The DNA region AACTTCGACAACCCGGGAGCGAAGGCGGGCGGACCAAAGCCGGACGTTACACTCGAATCGCCCGACTGCCGGCGGTTCGTCGCACAGCTCTTCGGCAACGTGCACGCCGGAATCTCGCCGGCCTGGATGCGCATCCGGCTGGCACTCGCGGGACAACGGCCCATCAACCAGCTCGTGGACGTCTCCAACTACGTGATGCTGGAGACCGGACAGCCGCTGCACTTTTACGACGCCGCGAAGATCCCGCACCATCATTTGATCGTGCGCGACGCGCGCGCGGGCGAACCGTTCACGGCCCTGGACGGATCGCAACACGAGCTCAGCCCGCAAGCGCTGGTCATCGCAAGCGAAACGGGGCCCGAATGTTTGGCCGGCCTGATGGGCGCGAAAAGCAGCGAGGTCACCGGTTCCACGCGCGAGCTGCTGCTCGAATCGGCAAATTTTAACGGCGCCCGCATTCGCCGCACGGCCGTGCAGCTGGGTTTTCGGACGGAAGCCGGCTCGCGCCATGAAAAGTCGCTCGCACCGATGCTCACCGAGCTCGGCGCAGCCCGCGCCGCGCAACTGCTGACGGAATTCGGCGCGCAAGCGCACCAGCCGGTTGCCTTCGGCGAACAACTCTCTCCCGCGCCGCCCATCGACGTCGAGCAGCGCGACATAAAACGTTTGCTCGGTTTCGAACTCACGGCGCAGGAGATTCGCGAGTACCTCGACCGCCTCGGATTCGAGGTACAACTTCAGGGCGAGAGCAAACTCCGTGTCATTCCGCCGCCGTGGCGGAAGGACGTCTCGGTCAGCGCCGACGTGATCGAGGAGGTCGCGCGCATAGCGGGCTACGAGCGGATCGTCGCCGAGATTCCGCCCGTGCGTTCGCACGAGATCGCCAGCACCGACTATCTGCGCGAGCGTGAGATCGGCGCCACGCTCGCCGATCTGGGATATCGCGAAATCGTCACGTACTCGCTGCACGGTCCGCAGGTCTTCGAAAAACTGCGGCGCGCGGGCGTCGAACCGCCGGCGCCGGTGGAAGTCCTCAATCCACTGAGCGAAGAGCAGCGCTACCTGCGCAACTCGCTCGAGCCGGCGATGCTGTCGTATCTGGCGCGCATAGACGCGCCGATGCGCGTTTTCGAGGTCGGCCGGCTGTTCTACGCCGAGGATCGTCAGCCACTGGAAACCCCCGCCGTTCTCTTCGGATTTAGCGCCGAACCGCTCGACGAACCGGCTTGGCGCGACACGCACTTTCTGCAAGCCAAAGGCGATTGCGAAGAATTTTTGCGTACTTTAACCGGACGCGAGCGCTTTGAGACCGCCGCCGACGAGCGCCCCGGCTATCATCCCGGCAAGACCGGCGCCATTCTGTTGGATGGTAAGGAGGTAGCCGTCGTCGGACAGGTCGATCCGCGTATGCAACGCGCGTTCGGCGTGCGTTTACCCGTCTATTTGTGCTGCGTCCATATAAACGACGTCCCGGCGTACGACATCCCGCAGTTCAAGCCGCCCTCGAAGTTTCCGTCCACGTATCGCGATCTCGCGCTGGTGTGCGAGCTCGATCTTCCGGCGCAGCGGCTCGAGGCCGCGCTTCGCACCGCGACCGGCCCGCTGTGCACGTCGGTGAAAACATTTGACGAATACCGTGGACCGCAGATCGCCCAGGATAAGAAGAGTCTGGCGATCAGGGTTACGCTGCAAAAATCCGACGCGACCATCACGGATGCGGAAGCAGACGCCGCCGTCGGCCAAGCCGTAACGGCCTTGCAGCGCGAGTTCGGCGTCACCGTACGGCAATGAGCTGGCCGGATATTCTGATCGCCGCAATCGTGCTGATCGCGGCGCTCAAAGGCTACAAGCGCGGATTCATCTTAGAGTTGAGCGGTGCGATCGCGCTGGCCGCCGCGCTGATCGTTCCGTGGTTCTATCGCGGTGCGCTGGACCCGTTCTTGGAAAACGTCGTGCACTTGGGTCCCGGCTCGGCGCACGTCGTGGCGATGTTTCTGGTCGGCCTGGCGACGTACGTCGCCATTCTCTTGGTCGCGCGCGCGCTCAACAACATCACGAAGCTGCCCTTCCTGGGCCTCGGCAATGCCATCGCCGGCGCGCTGGTCGGCGTCGTGAAAGCGGTGGTGCTGGTGTGGCTGCTGCTCTACGTCGCGCTCTTCTTTCCGCTATCTCCGGACATTCGCGCGGATTTACACCGTTCGGTGCTGGTCGGTTATGAAACGCAGCCGAACGATCGTATCGACGGCGCGATCATCGGGACGTTCCCGTGGTTTGCGCGTCCGTTCGTGCATTACGTTTTTGCGCACCATCGGGTATAGACTCTCCTAAGTCCAGGAAAACGCTCAATGCGGCTTTTCCGGCCGCGCCCATCTGCACGGGCACGTCGTAATCCAGCAGCGCGATCTCCAGCGATTCGATCGCGCCCAGCACGTCGGTTTGCGAGATGTCGCCCATCGTTCCCATCCGGATGATCTTGCCTTTGAGATCGAGCTGACCGCCGGCGAGCGTCACGCCGCGATTCTCCCGCAATCCGCGCAACAGCCCCGCGGCGTCAACGCCGGATGGAACCTTGACGGTGACAACGGTGTCCGAGTGGGCGCCGGGCTGCGAAAAAATATCCAAACCCAACGCATCGAACGCGGCGCGAATGGCGCGGGCGTACGTCGACAAGCGGCGCCATACCGCCGGCGCTCCTTCGCGATGGTACTGCGCGAGCGCGACGTCGAGTGCGAACAGCGTGCTCACCGGCGCCGTCCACGGCATCTGACCTTGGCTTGCGAACTCGCGAGCTTTGCGCAAGTCGAAGTAAAAACGCGGTGCCGTCGAAGCGTCGATGGCTTTCCATGCGCGGGGACTGACGGCCAAGACCGCCGCTCCCGGCGGCGCGGCCAGCACCTTTTGCGAGGCGCTGACGACGATGTCGTAACCCCAGTCATCCATGCGAAAATCCGACGCGCCCAAACCGCTGACTGAATCTACGATCGACAGCGCGCCGTGCTGCTGCACGATGCCGGCCAGTTCCGCCATCTCGCTCTGCACGCCGGTCGACGTTTCATTGTGCGTCAACAACACGCCGGCGTAGCGGCGCTTGGTATCGCCGGCCAACTTCTCGGCCAACGCATTTGGATCGAGCGCATAGCCCGGCGCCGTTTCGATCGTTTCGACCGTGATGCCGTACCTGCGCGCGATCGCGATCATGCGTTCGCCGAATACTCCCATCGGCGCCGCGAGAATCGTTTCGCCTGGAGAAAACGCGTTAACGATCGCCGCTTCGAGACCGCCGGTTCCCGACGAGCCCAACAAAATGATCTCGCCGCGCTGCGTTCCGAAGAGCGGACGCAAGCCCGCGTAAATCCGCTGGACGAGTTCGCTGAACTCCGGGCCGCGATGATCGATCAGCGGCTGCTTCATCGCGTCGAGGACGCGCTGCGATACGGTGACCGGCCCTGGAATGAAGAGCAGGTTGCGCACGCTTAACGCCGCGTACGCGACCGCTTGCGTTCGGGTGCGCGCACGCGCTTGAGCGCGCTGCGGCGCATAGGCACGACGTTGCTCGCGCGCTGCGGCGAAATGCCCAGTTCGACCGGCGTGATGATGCGTTTGCCGAGCGCGTTTTGCAGCACTTCGGAGAGCTCTTCGACCGAAACGAACGACATCGTGTCGCGCACTTCCTTCGGAATGTCGTCGAGATCGATCTCGTTGCGTTTCGGCATGATGATCTTCCGGATGCCGGCCCGCTTGGCGCCAAGCACTTTCTCTTTCAAACCGCCGATAGGCAGCACTTGCCCGGTCAGTGTTATTTCGCCGGTCATCGCGACGTCCGGATCCACTTTGAGTCCGGTCAGCAGCGACGCGATGGCGGTCGCCAGCGCCACGCCCGCCGACGGGCCGTCCTTCGGCGTCGCGCCGGTCGGCACGTGAATGTGCAGATCGTGTTTGGCAAAGTAGTCGTCGGCCAAACCGAGCTCGGCGGAGCGCGACCGCAAAAACGAAACCGCCGCTTGCGCGCTTTCCTTCATGACGTCGCCGAGCTGCCCCGTCAGCACCAGCTTGCCGGTGCCGGGCATCGTGGTCGTTTCAATGAAGAGAATATCGCCGCCGTACGGCGTGTAGAACATGCCGGTTGCGACGCCGACGGACGCGACGCGTTTCTTGACCTCGCTGTAGAACAGCGGCTTGTTCAAGTATTCCGCCAAGGAATCGGCTTTTATCCGGCCCTTGAAACGCGGCGCCTCGGCAATCTTGCGCGCGATCTTGCGGAAGATCGTTCCGATCTCGCGCTCCAAGTTTCGCACGCCCGCCTCGCGGGTGTAATCCACGATGATCGAGCGGAGCGCCGCATCGTTAATCTGCGCTTGCGAATCTTTTAGTCCGTTGGCCTTGCGCTGTTTTGGGACGAGATAGCGTTTGGCAATCTGCAGCTTCTCCAGCTCGGTATACCCCGCCAGCTGGATGATCTCCATGCGGTCGCGCAACGGCGGGCTGATCGTGTCCAAACTGTTGGCGGTACAGACGAAGAGCACTTGCGACAGATCGAAAGGCAGATCGAGATAGTGATCGCGGAACGTGTTGTTTTGTTCCGGATCCAAGACTTCCAGCAGCGCAGACTGCGGATCGCCGCGGAAATCGGCGCCGACTTTATCGATCTCGTCGATCATCATGACGGGATTGCGCGTCCCCGCGTCTCGAATCGCGCGCACGATTGTGCCCGGCATCGCGCCGATGTACGTGCGCCGGTGTCCGCGGATCTCGGCTTCATCGCGTACGCCGCCGACCGAGAGCCGCGCGAACTTGCGCCCCATCGCCCGCGCGATCGACTGTCCGAGCGACGTCTTGCCCGTACCGGGCGGTCCAACGAAGCACAGAATTGGCCCGGTCAGACGTTTCTTGAGTTTGCCGACCGCCAAATACTCGATGATGCGGTCCTTGATCTTCTCCAGATCGTAGTGATCCTCGTCGAGAATCGTTCGCGCACGCTTGATATCGAAGTGGTCCGTGGTCTCTTGACCCCACGGGAGCTGGACGAGCCAATCCAAGTACGTCCGAATGACGCTGTACTCCGGCGAGGCCTGCGGCACTTTCGAAAGCCGGTCGAGCTCGCGATCCGCCGCCTTACGCGCGTCTTCGGGCATCTTGGCTTCTTCGATCTTCTGGCGCAACTCATTGGCTTCGGCCTGCTGCGGATCGACTTCGCCCAACTCTTCCTGAATGGCACGCAGCTGTTGGCGCAGATAAAACTCGCGCTGGTTTTTCTCCATCTCGCGCTGGATGTCGGATTGGATCTTGTGTCCGAGTTCGACAACCTCGAGCTCCTTGGTCAGGAGCATCGTCAGTTTGCGCATCCGCTTCTCGGTGTTGCGCTCCTCGAGCACCGCTTGGCGGTCGGCCGTGTCCAGCCGCATGGTGGACGCGACAAAGTACGTCAGCAAATTGGGATCGGAGATGTTTTGAACTTCCATCTCCATCTCGCGCGGCGCTTGCGGCAAGTATCCGAGCAGTTTCTGAAAGAGGCCGCCCAGATTGCGCTGCATCGCGACCAGCTCTTCGGAAGAGACGGTAACGTCGGGCAGCTCTTCGTATTCCGCCACGAGATACGGTTCGGTCGCGGTGAACTGTTCGATCTTGAAGACAGTTTGGCCGGCGACGATGCAACGCAGCGTTCCGTCCGGAACCTTCAGCATTTTTTGCACGGTACCGATCGTGCCGATGCGGTGCACGTCGTTGGGTCCGGGATTCTCGATGTCGCGATTGTTGAGCAGCGTCAAGCCGATCGGCTTGCCCTCGCGCAGCGCTTCCTCAACGAGCTGAATGCCCGGACGCTTCACAACTGCCAGCGGAATGACCGTGTTTGGAAAGAGTACGGCGTCTTGCAGCGGCAAAAGACCGATGGTTTTGGTCACTACTTCAACCGCGGCCATTATGCCAGCACCCGTTTGACAATCATGCGAATCTCCGTGCGCGCTGCGGGAATATATTCGTACGGCGAAATCGGCAGCGCGATCGTGAGCAGCCCATCTTCGTAAGTGGCGGTGATCTCCTCTTGCGCTACGGCTACAGGCAAGCGAATGCTCTTCACGAAGTCGCCGTCCGCGATCTCTTTCTGCACGAACGATCCGCCGCGCAGACGCGCGGCTTTGGCGCGCCGGCCGGAGATGTAGAGGCGCTGGTCGTCCAGGAAAACACGCAGGCTATCACTGTCGGCTCCGGCCAACTCGGCGCGCACGACAAGCGTGCGCGAGCCTTCATCGATCACCACGTCCACGTTGGGCTGCCAGCCGCACATCCAATCCATCAGGGCTTATAAACCTCTAGGTACTCCTTCGGTTTCCCGCCAAACACCCTTGCCTGACCAAACTCGCGCGCCGCTTAGGCCCGTTCGATGCCGCCTTGATCGTGATGGGCGGCATTATCGGTTCGGGCATTTTCCGCAATCCCTCGGTCGTCGCCAAAATCGTGTGGGTGCCGGCGGCGATTGCCGGCGTGTGGATTGCGGGCGGAATCATTTCGGTCCTCGGCGCCTTCGTGATCGCCGAACTGGCCGCGCGCCGCCCCCAGGACGGCGGATTTTACGCGTACCTGCGCGACGCGTTTCATCCGATGGTTGCGTTCATGTACGGCTGGACGCTGCTGCTGGTCTCG from Candidatus Rubrimentiphilum sp. includes:
- a CDS encoding CvpA family protein, translating into MSWPDILIAAIVLIAALKGYKRGFILELSGAIALAAALIVPWFYRGALDPFLENVVHLGPGSAHVVAMFLVGLATYVAILLVARALNNITKLPFLGLGNAIAGALVGVVKAVVLVWLLLYVALFFPLSPDIRADLHRSVLVGYETQPNDRIDGAIIGTFPWFARPFVHYVFAHHRV
- the lon gene encoding endopeptidase La, producing the protein MTKTIGLLPLQDAVLFPNTVIPLAVVKRPGIQLVEEALREGKPIGLTLLNNRDIENPGPNDVHRIGTIGTVQKMLKVPDGTLRCIVAGQTVFKIEQFTATEPYLVAEYEELPDVTVSSEELVAMQRNLGGLFQKLLGYLPQAPREMEMEVQNISDPNLLTYFVASTMRLDTADRQAVLEERNTEKRMRKLTMLLTKELEVVELGHKIQSDIQREMEKNQREFYLRQQLRAIQEELGEVDPQQAEANELRQKIEEAKMPEDARKAADRELDRLSKVPQASPEYSVIRTYLDWLVQLPWGQETTDHFDIKRARTILDEDHYDLEKIKDRIIEYLAVGKLKKRLTGPILCFVGPPGTGKTSLGQSIARAMGRKFARLSVGGVRDEAEIRGHRRTYIGAMPGTIVRAIRDAGTRNPVMMIDEIDKVGADFRGDPQSALLEVLDPEQNNTFRDHYLDLPFDLSQVLFVCTANSLDTISPPLRDRMEIIQLAGYTELEKLQIAKRYLVPKQRKANGLKDSQAQINDAALRSIIVDYTREAGVRNLEREIGTIFRKIARKIAEAPRFKGRIKADSLAEYLNKPLFYSEVKKRVASVGVATGMFYTPYGGDILFIETTTMPGTGKLVLTGQLGDVMKESAQAAVSFLRSRSAELGLADDYFAKHDLHIHVPTGATPKDGPSAGVALATAIASLLTGLKVDPDVAMTGEITLTGQVLPIGGLKEKVLGAKRAGIRKIIMPKRNEIDLDDIPKEVRDTMSFVSVEELSEVLQNALGKRIITPVELGISPQRASNVVPMRRSALKRVRAPERKRSRTRR
- the pheT gene encoding phenylalanine--tRNA ligase subunit beta; this translates as MRVPLGWLREYVELPADPHAVVKMLAELGFPVAGIEMRPVITGVVAGRIAELGKHPNADRLQVGQIEIGDGKPLTIATAATNVEAGQTIAVATIGARLPQLTIERRKMRGLESEGMMISADELALPAEWFEDGILQFEKTLQPGTDVVEYYRLGEAVLDVEVTSNRVDAMSVIGLARELAAFQGLPLRLPNFDNPGAKAGGPKPDVTLESPDCRRFVAQLFGNVHAGISPAWMRIRLALAGQRPINQLVDVSNYVMLETGQPLHFYDAAKIPHHHLIVRDARAGEPFTALDGSQHELSPQALVIASETGPECLAGLMGAKSSEVTGSTRELLLESANFNGARIRRTAVQLGFRTEAGSRHEKSLAPMLTELGAARAAQLLTEFGAQAHQPVAFGEQLSPAPPIDVEQRDIKRLLGFELTAQEIREYLDRLGFEVQLQGESKLRVIPPPWRKDVSVSADVIEEVARIAGYERIVAEIPPVRSHEIASTDYLREREIGATLADLGYREIVTYSLHGPQVFEKLRRAGVEPPAPVEVLNPLSEEQRYLRNSLEPAMLSYLARIDAPMRVFEVGRLFYAEDRQPLETPAVLFGFSAEPLDEPAWRDTHFLQAKGDCEEFLRTLTGRERFETAADERPGYHPGKTGAILLDGKEVAVVGQVDPRMQRAFGVRLPVYLCCVHINDVPAYDIPQFKPPSKFPSTYRDLALVCELDLPAQRLEAALRTATGPLCTSVKTFDEYRGPQIAQDKKSLAIRVTLQKSDATITDAEADAAVGQAVTALQREFGVTVRQ
- a CDS encoding Hsp20/alpha crystallin family protein, encoding MDWMCGWQPNVDVVIDEGSRTLVVRAELAGADSDSLRVFLDDQRLYISGRRAKAARLRGGSFVQKEIADGDFVKSIRLPVAVAQEEITATYEDGLLTIALPISPYEYIPAARTEIRMIVKRVLA
- a CDS encoding alanine--glyoxylate aminotransferase family protein is translated as MRNLLFIPGPVTVSQRVLDAMKQPLIDHRGPEFSELVQRIYAGLRPLFGTQRGEIILLGSSGTGGLEAAIVNAFSPGETILAAPMGVFGERMIAIARRYGITVETIETAPGYALDPNALAEKLAGDTKRRYAGVLLTHNETSTGVQSEMAELAGIVQQHGALSIVDSVSGLGASDFRMDDWGYDIVVSASQKVLAAPPGAAVLAVSPRAWKAIDASTAPRFYFDLRKAREFASQGQMPWTAPVSTLFALDVALAQYHREGAPAVWRRLSTYARAIRAAFDALGLDIFSQPGAHSDTVVTVKVPSGVDAAGLLRGLRENRGVTLAGGQLDLKGKIIRMGTMGDISQTDVLGAIESLEIALLDYDVPVQMGAAGKAALSVFLDLGESIPDGAQKRNARTDAQTTGTSR